In Mustela nigripes isolate SB6536 chromosome 2, MUSNIG.SB6536, whole genome shotgun sequence, a single window of DNA contains:
- the LOC132010575 gene encoding uncharacterized protein LOC132010575, translating to MVFRTTTEKSHYELTALVLAPPTCWWLQEVWDVVGPPRGSRRSALGVAHPKRERRETGRPLPVSSSEGVSWCVAEALGPGSNPLARPVGAARRGAGGWRQLPGAGGRRGSATVTAAAGSRAEARAREGRGCRARRGPELPASSRAGRWWSRSQAVAAPAKQGWPLGSLSREPTRSGERSEPTRVRLSARLSLAHIEPPPPTQAPALRLATPASATSRTQSRPPSLPASLDFPDGAMLFFQDNQGSSPPGDLSRRPPPEIPRRFPPRRY from the exons ATGGTCTTTAGGACGACAACGGAAAAGTCCCACTACGAGCTCACAGCGCTAGTACTGGCGCCCCCAACCTGCTGGTGGCTGCAGGAGGTCTGGGATGTAGTTGGTCCCCCGCGAGGGTCCCGCCGGTCTGCGCTAGGGG TGGCCCATCCCAAACGGGAGCGACGCGAAACTGGCCGACCCCTCCCAGTGTCCAGCTCCGAGGGGGTCTCTTGGTGCGTGGCCGAGGCCCTTGGGCCCGGGAGCAACCCCTTGGCGCGGCCTGTGGGCGCGGCGCGCAGGGGCGCGGGCGGGTGGCGGCAGCTCCCAGGCGCAGGCGGAAGGCGCGGCTCGGCCACGGTCACGGCCGCCGCCGGGTCTCGGGCGGAAGCGCGGGCtcgggaggggaggggctgccgCGCCCGCCGAGGCCCAGAGCTCCCGGCTAGCAGCCGCGCGGGTCGTTGGTGGAGCAGATCTCAGGCGGTCGCTGCGCCTGCCAAGCAAGGATGGCCCCTGGGCAGTTTGAGCCGCGAACCCACGCGAAGTGGGGAGAGGTCGGAGCCCACGCGTGTCCGTCTGTCGGCGCGCCTTTCACTTGCACACATTGAGCCCCCTCCACCCACACAGGCCCCTGCTCTGCGGTTGGCCACTCCCGCGTCTGCCACCTCCCGGACCCAGAGCCGCCCACCCAGCCTCCCGGCAAGCCTTGACTTCCCGGATGGGGCCATGCTTTTCTTCCAGGACAATCAGGGCTCCTCCCCTCCCGGCGATCTTTCTAGGAGGCCACCTCCAGAGATTCCGAGGCGATTTCCTCCCCGCCGTTACTAA